A portion of the Eubacterium maltosivorans genome contains these proteins:
- a CDS encoding InlB B-repeat-containing protein: MRGKKKFIKQIMVMALTMIMAVVSLPAGLGSALEPGNVQAADDWASDVAEFKGYGNEGWTETQDAVPKWSGSNAVSTKNDGDPEKDAAVIPHQVLQETVQYKAINVAGDGTLMLPAEETEEVAYYEIYFPEQLRWAITNQKSFRLMSDLDMGGRDRTWSTADLSSKVFMDGNGHTIYNLNTTGGGLIGSWSQPIIAKNIKVVSAQMQSGLFTGTNISTYISMEEVSLEHALIQSNGFGGGLIGGSYYRPSGSYGRVYASNCHAKNVYVNGTGCSGNIFGPISGFVENCYAVDGTVRTQHHSGAFTSCAGNYIIKDCFTNVRAYANTTTGAFVGHPEDSYYAPPYRGRSHTSQFINCFSSGRIEGGSVLGGFVAGTGSSVNSETHSYIFENCYSTAMVGMQNAASAQGGFIGQIEEPTTNASFINCFSAGEVGTLTTTTEGENSTIGGFIGQKLNSQAQSPFDRCYYDKQTSAMRERAVGTVNTNFAGIIGLTTKNMANTASQINGDVWVSFEGLYPQLKAFTEADGFTSEEDKLTAKAYSAASVTTAFMRDNTTAENLTDYDTVREITELFPLSNDAMAKGSSFKINWTARDIESGIVKDTQVLTIGRTNALNTPNNDQVTNMAPGIGWADVQVPYTQGADTVIGRRSLRIVPTSVLSLSGGQGSLDAGKDTYLYPNIAGKNTYDHRPGVSLVYATAAQLATGNTITPINYPLNDTTYNPNVTVSAKNGSVKVEIFKENPDGTLSADLLRSGTTEQQQHYKDLFAGGTFTSEDKGTYTIKYTWTIENGQTAELTNSKRVIVRDPMTIQFKWNDGVHDDTVESYAVLPEGSSTVQLLVGETLKDKNVDMPADPDRTGYTFVGWSVDKTASAADFTDETALPNVETLKVYALWQPKNYDVKFNFMENGKEIILSDGVVPAEKNVADIPYDTAIVQKGAEAFPADLALGATCTVDGTAKRFMGWSTLNPYKDGKQFIFAGNFTEDTAITQGDKTAKDNPLKNFDFDNSSTIDVYPVFVYSTGSCKFYDNKNTALDKPGNGGALISGAGGTVNFGAALTRPDDPSWENSRVFLGWSEEPVKLFTPQGPAEDEFTDVFPEGATYDGQEPVLKYYAVWRDNTYTVNAYVKGSDTPEDTLSQTGIYGERIALPDMRDYQYYTDSSGQKYHFTGWVNREHTTEAVTEETVYHVGDASVGSDNVLDLQAQYEKVYDVTFHKESGENSETFMAVENIPSGQAIGGQFPTGSPAPPEGKVFIGWALTPDAETADANVNADYAVTANTHVYPVFREAAGTLVFKMNDSTDHHFVEAAVILYGGLYTRPQAEPAREGFEFMGWSRKAEEPLDFEQTFDDELPAGSEKPYEGFEKEITYYAVWRYVPLTVRFYPNINNPETPYQEVNAIKYEQTLSEVGRYPQEPVRSGYRFMGWSLDKAVNNFDQNTRITEKEMEVYALWSANAYMAVFDANGGSFGAGQSVQNIEQTTDQPYKTPEASPVRDGYIFAGWYADRENQGGEPYDFSQNFTAARDQSFYAKWSSDINTPYTVEHYRQNVDRDSYTLAETDTLAGTTGTEVTAISKAYTGFICKGDKDGKQPVKGVITGDSTHLVLRLYYDRVNATIRFDMNGHGEQLAPITLPYGSSLTPPQNPVASGYAFKGWKTVRADGSLEDGFYAFPETMPASDVSLKAVWSRLFEITASKYGRGSITGGTGNFEEGAATTVAWKPDDGYVASRVMVDGQIRDDLLNGGAAGSVAFENITADHHVYVTFEKTEGSPVPGENSFYTVYTKKTGGSDDCFLSPTKTLPGDKKGSYVVEWKAAEKYYVAQVIVDGVSYPASDEGFIPFTGIQSDHFVEVIYEKSTSIGGSTTPGFYTITTNHIGGDPSENGKTFLTPSSVVKPGSDHTVSWSALAPYSVERIIIDQGTDHERILTPGEIAAGSFDFNQTDADHVVDVVFKKAESGSQPDPIEKVQIITSLVGGPGEITSSAVVEKGSDYKVEWKLPDEIAKPDGEYYNYYVVDKVLVNDEEHSKDMSVEEFNAIEEDQVVKVILKPNLYNIQTAVAGKGTISPSATLFYGQDYEVNAQPDEGWYLWKVKVDGETIHEYKDPDAQQTASIKNPFAEQIVYAAEKNEIDTNIVGDQVVVPVSGITTDHEVKVIYAKNGEVPPSEEQMYTVTGHIEGGPGTVNGTGMFEGGEGTTVQWTGIPDTYEVKKVTVTVNGVERLDLASSVSEGSLSLEDIHDHYDIIVTIGMKGNNSSGSSDPETPEAPETRYAIETAVKNGEGEITPSIVGIAPGGQKHIEWKIDSSRYEVQEVRIDGNLVDSLKEATAYDFTDIQADHRIEVILREKSQDPSDIPGENSQYTISTLRNAGGAISPTVTVDKGADHRVTWKADEGYRVARVIVDGVERPDLVDKDSAGFKDIQMSHQVEVTFEKDGGSGGQKHEHTIDTTIGGGSGSIDSTAAVPDGQSHTVHWQPGEGQEVGTVIVDGVVRDDLRDKDRITFDNVTEDHQITVIYTPAGSGGETQKDFYEIGTSIEGQGYITPTASLEKGSSYTVAWKPEKGWKAVRVEIDGVVQPQLTQKDEITFDSIGKDHTVNVIFEKEDGIVPSPGEQVQITTGITGGLGTISGGMTIEKGENASVRWTPAEGYVVEMVWINGEERPDLIGKNGIDLKHVENSQDIRVSYKKTDSPSGEGAVTPGYPDGDGQGGHDSGQYSGGAVNSEPASMFEKTTQVTMSSIAPVTGIRDRVAQENGQKPLLQKLFGLKDSASTLSLLDLFATSGVIVLTLAAFLFKKRAWGFGVIASLTAVILFFATQPLILKFTFFDKWSPLFLILLLMGALMLILLGDQKEKEDTPQ; the protein is encoded by the coding sequence ATGAGAGGTAAAAAGAAATTTATCAAACAGATCATGGTCATGGCGCTGACGATGATCATGGCCGTTGTGAGCCTGCCCGCCGGGCTGGGCTCTGCTCTGGAGCCGGGAAACGTCCAGGCAGCAGATGACTGGGCCAGCGATGTGGCGGAGTTTAAGGGCTACGGCAATGAGGGATGGACAGAGACGCAAGACGCTGTCCCTAAATGGAGCGGCAGCAATGCTGTTTCCACTAAAAATGATGGAGACCCCGAAAAGGATGCTGCGGTCATACCACATCAAGTTTTACAAGAGACCGTCCAATATAAAGCAATCAATGTAGCGGGAGACGGGACCCTTATGCTGCCGGCAGAAGAAACGGAAGAGGTAGCGTACTATGAAATCTATTTTCCAGAACAACTGCGCTGGGCTATTACAAATCAGAAAAGCTTCAGGCTGATGAGCGATCTGGATATGGGCGGACGGGACAGGACATGGTCGACAGCTGATTTAAGCAGTAAAGTTTTTATGGACGGCAACGGACACACCATTTATAATTTAAATACCACTGGGGGTGGCTTGATTGGCTCTTGGAGCCAGCCGATTATCGCGAAAAATATTAAGGTGGTGTCTGCCCAGATGCAGAGTGGATTATTTACAGGGACAAACATCAGTACTTATATTTCTATGGAAGAGGTCAGTCTGGAGCACGCCTTAATTCAATCCAATGGGTTTGGAGGCGGATTAATTGGAGGTTCTTATTACCGTCCGTCTGGAAGTTATGGCCGTGTTTACGCTTCAAATTGCCACGCGAAGAACGTTTATGTGAATGGAACAGGTTGTTCTGGGAATATTTTTGGACCCATCAGCGGCTTTGTTGAAAACTGCTATGCCGTTGACGGTACTGTCCGTACGCAGCATCATTCTGGTGCTTTCACATCCTGTGCTGGAAATTACATTATTAAAGATTGCTTTACCAATGTGCGGGCATACGCAAATACGACAACCGGTGCTTTTGTAGGGCATCCAGAGGACAGTTACTACGCACCGCCTTATAGAGGCAGGAGTCATACATCTCAATTCATCAATTGCTTTTCATCAGGACGCATCGAAGGCGGTTCGGTTTTAGGAGGTTTTGTTGCGGGGACAGGATCATCTGTAAATAGTGAGACTCATAGCTATATTTTTGAAAACTGCTACAGCACCGCCATGGTCGGTATGCAAAATGCCGCCAGTGCACAAGGCGGATTTATTGGCCAGATTGAAGAACCTACGACAAACGCATCTTTTATCAATTGTTTTTCTGCAGGGGAAGTCGGCACACTCACCACAACGACGGAAGGTGAGAACAGTACCATCGGTGGATTCATTGGACAGAAGTTAAATTCCCAGGCACAAAGCCCGTTTGACAGATGTTACTATGACAAACAGACCTCGGCCATGCGTGAGCGCGCTGTGGGAACGGTAAATACTAATTTTGCCGGTATTATTGGTCTCACAACAAAAAACATGGCGAACACTGCCTCGCAGATTAATGGTGATGTCTGGGTCTCTTTCGAGGGCCTGTACCCTCAGCTCAAAGCTTTCACCGAAGCAGACGGCTTCACCAGCGAGGAGGATAAGCTCACCGCCAAGGCCTACTCAGCGGCCTCGGTCACCACGGCCTTTATGCGGGATAACACCACGGCAGAAAACCTGACAGACTACGATACCGTCCGGGAGATCACCGAGCTCTTCCCCCTCAGTAATGACGCCATGGCAAAGGGCAGCAGCTTTAAGATCAACTGGACAGCCCGGGATATCGAGAGTGGTATTGTTAAAGATACGCAGGTTCTGACCATCGGGCGAACCAACGCCCTGAACACTCCGAATAACGATCAGGTGACCAATATGGCGCCGGGCATTGGGTGGGCAGATGTGCAGGTGCCCTACACACAGGGCGCAGATACCGTGATCGGCCGCCGGTCGCTGCGGATTGTCCCCACCTCGGTGCTCTCCCTGAGCGGCGGCCAGGGCAGCCTGGACGCAGGCAAGGATACCTACCTGTATCCGAATATCGCAGGGAAAAACACCTACGACCACCGGCCAGGCGTCAGCCTTGTCTACGCCACGGCAGCACAGCTGGCGACTGGAAATACAATAACTCCAATCAATTATCCATTGAATGATACGACCTACAATCCAAATGTCACTGTTTCTGCAAAGAACGGCAGTGTCAAGGTGGAAATCTTTAAAGAAAATCCTGACGGCACTCTGTCAGCGGATCTGCTGCGCAGCGGCACAACGGAACAGCAGCAGCACTACAAAGATTTATTCGCAGGCGGAACCTTTACCTCGGAGGATAAAGGAACCTACACCATTAAATACACCTGGACCATTGAAAATGGGCAGACTGCCGAATTAACTAACAGCAAACGTGTCATCGTGCGTGATCCGATGACTATTCAGTTTAAATGGAACGACGGCGTCCACGATGACACAGTGGAGAGCTACGCCGTCCTGCCGGAGGGAAGCTCAACCGTCCAGCTGCTGGTTGGTGAGACATTGAAGGATAAAAATGTGGACATGCCCGCAGACCCGGACCGCACAGGCTATACCTTTGTGGGCTGGTCAGTGGATAAGACTGCCAGCGCCGCGGATTTTACCGATGAAACGGCTCTTCCCAATGTTGAAACCCTGAAGGTTTACGCCCTGTGGCAGCCCAAAAATTATGATGTGAAATTTAATTTTATGGAAAACGGCAAAGAAATCATCCTGTCGGACGGTGTGGTGCCGGCAGAAAAAAACGTGGCGGATATTCCCTACGACACTGCCATAGTCCAAAAAGGCGCAGAGGCTTTCCCGGCTGATCTGGCGCTGGGAGCGACCTGCACCGTTGACGGTACTGCCAAAAGATTTATGGGCTGGAGCACGCTCAATCCCTATAAAGATGGTAAGCAGTTTATCTTTGCGGGGAATTTTACAGAAGATACAGCCATTACTCAGGGCGATAAAACAGCAAAGGACAATCCGTTAAAGAATTTTGATTTTGACAACAGCAGCACTATTGATGTCTACCCGGTTTTTGTTTACAGTACGGGAAGTTGTAAATTTTACGACAATAAAAATACTGCTCTGGACAAACCTGGCAATGGTGGCGCTTTAATCTCAGGCGCCGGCGGAACGGTAAATTTCGGCGCCGCCCTCACCCGACCTGATGATCCCTCGTGGGAAAACAGCCGTGTCTTTTTAGGATGGTCGGAGGAACCAGTTAAGCTGTTCACCCCACAGGGGCCAGCTGAAGACGAATTTACCGACGTTTTTCCAGAGGGCGCCACCTATGACGGACAGGAGCCTGTTTTAAAATATTATGCAGTCTGGCGTGATAATACCTACACGGTCAATGCTTATGTAAAGGGCAGTGACACTCCCGAAGATACCCTCAGTCAGACGGGTATCTACGGAGAAAGGATTGCTCTGCCGGATATGAGGGACTATCAATATTACACAGACAGTTCAGGCCAGAAATATCATTTTACCGGATGGGTCAACCGGGAGCATACCACAGAGGCAGTCACAGAGGAGACTGTCTATCATGTTGGCGACGCGTCGGTGGGCAGTGACAATGTCCTTGACCTTCAGGCTCAGTATGAGAAGGTCTATGATGTCACCTTCCACAAAGAGAGCGGCGAAAATTCAGAAACCTTTATGGCTGTCGAAAATATTCCCTCAGGCCAGGCCATCGGCGGTCAGTTTCCAACAGGCAGCCCGGCGCCGCCTGAAGGAAAAGTATTTATCGGATGGGCATTAACGCCAGATGCTGAAACAGCAGATGCCAATGTGAATGCAGACTACGCAGTCACGGCAAATACGCATGTCTACCCTGTGTTCCGGGAGGCGGCGGGAACCTTGGTCTTTAAGATGAATGACAGTACAGACCATCACTTTGTGGAGGCAGCTGTTATCCTTTACGGCGGTTTGTACACCCGGCCACAGGCTGAGCCAGCGCGCGAAGGCTTTGAATTCATGGGTTGGTCGAGGAAGGCAGAGGAACCTCTGGATTTTGAACAGACCTTTGATGATGAACTGCCAGCCGGCTCAGAAAAACCCTATGAAGGCTTTGAAAAAGAAATAACCTATTATGCGGTCTGGCGTTACGTGCCGTTAACGGTGCGCTTTTATCCAAATATCAATAACCCAGAGACACCGTATCAGGAAGTTAACGCCATAAAATACGAGCAGACTCTGAGCGAGGTTGGTCGATATCCACAGGAACCTGTCCGGAGCGGTTACCGCTTTATGGGCTGGTCGTTGGATAAGGCTGTCAATAATTTTGACCAGAATACGCGGATTACTGAAAAGGAAATGGAAGTCTACGCACTGTGGAGCGCCAATGCCTATATGGCAGTTTTTGACGCTAACGGCGGCAGTTTTGGGGCGGGACAGAGCGTTCAGAATATTGAACAGACAACAGACCAGCCTTATAAAACGCCAGAGGCCAGCCCGGTACGGGACGGCTATATTTTTGCCGGATGGTATGCGGACAGAGAAAACCAGGGCGGCGAGCCCTATGACTTTAGCCAAAACTTTACAGCAGCCAGAGACCAGAGCTTTTATGCTAAATGGAGCAGTGATATCAACACGCCTTATACAGTAGAGCATTACAGGCAAAATGTAGACAGAGACAGTTATACTCTGGCAGAGACAGACACTCTGGCGGGGACCACCGGAACAGAGGTAACCGCCATCTCAAAGGCTTATACAGGATTTATATGTAAAGGGGACAAGGACGGAAAACAACCGGTCAAGGGAGTGATCACCGGCGACAGCACCCACCTGGTGCTGAGACTTTACTACGACCGTGTCAACGCAACGATTCGTTTTGACATGAATGGCCACGGAGAGCAGCTTGCCCCGATTACCCTGCCCTACGGCTCCAGCCTTACCCCACCCCAAAATCCAGTGGCTTCAGGTTATGCCTTTAAGGGCTGGAAGACTGTGAGAGCAGATGGAAGTCTGGAAGACGGTTTTTATGCCTTTCCTGAGACCATGCCAGCGTCCGATGTCAGTCTGAAAGCTGTCTGGAGCAGACTCTTTGAGATAACTGCTTCTAAATATGGCCGGGGAAGTATTACCGGCGGTACTGGAAACTTTGAGGAGGGGGCTGCCACGACAGTGGCCTGGAAGCCGGATGACGGATATGTAGCAAGCAGGGTCATGGTCGACGGACAGATCCGCGATGATCTGCTGAATGGCGGAGCAGCCGGGAGTGTGGCATTTGAGAATATTACGGCAGATCATCATGTTTATGTGACCTTTGAAAAAACCGAAGGCAGCCCAGTGCCCGGAGAGAACAGTTTTTATACAGTTTATACCAAAAAGACCGGCGGCAGCGACGACTGCTTCCTGAGTCCTACCAAGACGCTTCCGGGAGACAAAAAAGGCAGCTATGTGGTTGAATGGAAAGCTGCGGAAAAATACTATGTGGCACAGGTGATCGTGGATGGCGTAAGCTATCCGGCCAGTGATGAGGGATTCATTCCCTTTACCGGCATACAGAGTGACCACTTTGTAGAAGTGATTTATGAAAAGAGCACCTCTATTGGCGGCAGCACAACCCCAGGTTTTTATACCATCACCACCAACCATATCGGAGGCGACCCTTCAGAAAATGGGAAAACCTTCCTGACACCGAGCAGTGTGGTTAAGCCGGGCAGCGACCATACCGTCAGCTGGTCAGCACTGGCGCCTTACAGCGTCGAGCGTATTATTATTGACCAGGGGACAGATCATGAAAGAATACTGACACCAGGGGAAATCGCGGCGGGCTCCTTTGACTTTAACCAGACAGACGCTGACCATGTTGTGGATGTTGTCTTTAAAAAGGCAGAATCCGGCAGCCAACCTGATCCCATAGAAAAGGTTCAGATCATTACCAGTCTGGTTGGTGGACCGGGTGAGATCACCAGCTCTGCCGTGGTTGAAAAGGGCAGCGACTATAAAGTTGAATGGAAGCTTCCGGATGAAATCGCAAAGCCGGACGGCGAATATTACAATTATTATGTGGTGGACAAGGTGCTCGTCAATGATGAGGAGCACAGCAAGGATATGAGCGTTGAAGAATTTAACGCGATCGAGGAGGATCAGGTAGTCAAGGTTATCCTGAAGCCAAATCTGTACAATATTCAGACAGCGGTCGCTGGAAAAGGAACCATCTCCCCCTCGGCCACCTTGTTCTACGGACAGGATTATGAGGTTAACGCTCAGCCGGACGAGGGCTGGTATTTATGGAAAGTCAAGGTTGACGGCGAGACCATCCACGAGTATAAAGACCCGGATGCGCAGCAGACAGCCAGTATCAAAAATCCTTTCGCGGAACAGATTGTGTATGCGGCAGAAAAAAACGAAATTGATACAAACATTGTCGGCGACCAGGTCGTCGTACCGGTCAGCGGTATTACCACAGACCACGAGGTAAAGGTAATTTATGCTAAGAACGGTGAAGTGCCACCCTCTGAGGAACAGATGTACACTGTCACAGGCCATATTGAAGGCGGCCCGGGGACAGTGAACGGTACAGGGATGTTTGAAGGTGGAGAAGGAACAACCGTTCAATGGACAGGGATTCCGGACACCTATGAGGTCAAAAAAGTGACCGTGACCGTCAACGGCGTAGAACGGCTGGACCTCGCGTCTTCTGTGTCTGAGGGCAGTCTGAGCCTGGAGGATATTCATGACCATTATGACATCATTGTGACCATTGGCATGAAAGGAAACAATAGCTCTGGCAGCAGTGACCCCGAAACGCCAGAAGCACCAGAGACGCGTTACGCCATTGAGACAGCCGTGAAAAACGGCGAGGGAGAGATTACCCCATCCATCGTGGGCATAGCCCCGGGGGGCCAGAAGCACATTGAATGGAAGATTGACAGCAGCCGCTATGAGGTACAGGAGGTGAGGATTGACGGAAACCTTGTTGACAGCTTGAAGGAGGCCACAGCCTATGATTTTACAGACATTCAGGCCGATCACCGGATTGAGGTTATCCTGAGGGAAAAAAGTCAGGATCCTAGTGATATACCCGGCGAAAATAGCCAGTATACCATCTCTACCCTCCGCAATGCCGGAGGCGCCATAAGCCCTACCGTAACCGTTGATAAAGGAGCAGATCATCGGGTTACCTGGAAAGCGGACGAAGGCTACAGAGTGGCCAGGGTGATTGTGGACGGCGTTGAGCGGCCGGATCTTGTGGATAAGGACAGCGCAGGCTTTAAGGACATTCAGATGAGCCATCAGGTTGAGGTGACTTTTGAAAAAGACGGCGGAAGCGGCGGACAAAAGCATGAACACACCATCGACACCACTATTGGCGGAGGCAGCGGCAGCATCGACAGCACCGCAGCTGTGCCGGACGGCCAAAGCCATACGGTTCACTGGCAGCCAGGCGAAGGCCAGGAGGTCGGCACTGTTATTGTGGATGGCGTCGTCCGCGATGACCTCAGAGATAAAGACCGTATTACCTTTGACAACGTCACAGAGGATCACCAGATTACGGTAATCTATACCCCAGCCGGAAGCGGTGGGGAAACTCAGAAAGATTTTTATGAGATCGGCACCTCAATTGAGGGACAGGGCTACATCACGCCTACGGCCAGCCTGGAAAAAGGCAGCAGCTACACAGTTGCCTGGAAGCCTGAAAAAGGCTGGAAAGCAGTCCGGGTAGAGATTGACGGCGTGGTTCAGCCACAGCTTACCCAAAAAGATGAAATCACTTTTGACAGCATCGGAAAAGACCATACCGTCAATGTTATCTTTGAAAAAGAAGACGGCATCGTGCCCTCCCCAGGCGAGCAGGTTCAGATAACAACAGGGATCACGGGCGGACTTGGAACCATCAGCGGCGGCATGACAATAGAAAAAGGAGAGAACGCCTCTGTCCGTTGGACACCGGCAGAGGGATACGTGGTTGAGATGGTCTGGATAAACGGCGAAGAACGCCCAGACCTCATTGGGAAAAATGGAATTGACCTTAAGCACGTGGAAAACAGCCAGGATATCCGGGTTTCCTATAAAAAAACCGATTCCCCATCTGGCGAAGGAGCTGTTACGCCGGGTTATCCCGATGGAGACGGACAGGGAGGTCATGACAGCGGACAGTATAGCGGCGGAGCTGTAAATAGTGAACCGGCTTCAATGTTTGAAAAAACAACACAGGTGACCATGAGCAGCATTGCGCCAGTTACCGGAATCAGAGACCGTGTGGCGCAGGAAAACGGCCAGAAGCCCCTGCTTCAGAAACTGTTTGGGTTAAAAGACAGCGCCAGCACATTATCGCTCCTTGACCTGTTTGCGACCTCTGGTGTGATTGTGCTGACTCTGGCGGCCTTCCTGTTTAAAAAACGGGCATGGGGCTTTGGCGTCATTGCCTCGCTTACTGCGGTTATCTTGTTCTTTGCCACACAACCGCTGATTTTGAAATTTACCTTTTTTGATAAGTGGTCTCCCCTCTTCCTGATACTGCTTCTGATGGGAGCACTGATGTTAATTTTGCTGGGAGATCAAAAAGAAAAGGAAGATACCCCTCAATAA
- a CDS encoding RNA polymerase sigma factor, which yields MAYGKGDCSAFEEVYRLAYNFQFLQACQFLGDACMAEDVVQETFLRLYKNPEKIANIRYPYAYLKQITYNLCIDKISSPINTNECRADEELLCFIEDERPDVSPESHAVLTAASDELNAALQTLPLDERTIFIMRFVDELKINEIVLATGLSKSTVKRKIQTAREHMKNILHPRWMPGFLLTGTLASFVQKGFTDFAMDTARADSILYALMEHGSELAGQGSAAGISAQAVSSISANSKFSVFFSSLNSSTLITATCTVVVTGAVLIAPSAIHHSIVTADDTTESLEPEPYTLAEENLEAANASTDTQIPELVSYECIDGTIVLTLKDDSSGVDYAAITATSDAGPIPPVNINEAENQVTFEISNAPLMVNICDKAGNSGSMVIEPDPAPEQP from the coding sequence GTGGCATATGGAAAAGGGGACTGTTCAGCCTTTGAGGAGGTATACCGGCTTGCCTACAACTTTCAGTTTCTTCAGGCCTGTCAATTTCTCGGCGATGCCTGCATGGCAGAGGACGTTGTCCAGGAGACCTTTCTGCGCCTTTATAAAAACCCCGAGAAAATCGCCAATATCCGCTATCCCTACGCTTATCTGAAACAGATTACCTATAATCTCTGTATCGATAAAATCTCCTCACCGATCAACACGAATGAGTGCCGGGCGGACGAGGAGCTTCTGTGTTTTATCGAGGATGAACGGCCGGATGTTTCTCCAGAATCCCATGCTGTTCTCACAGCCGCCAGCGATGAGCTGAACGCTGCGCTCCAGACGCTTCCGCTGGATGAGCGGACTATTTTTATCATGCGTTTTGTTGACGAGCTGAAAATAAACGAAATCGTTCTTGCTACTGGGTTGTCGAAAAGTACGGTTAAGCGCAAAATCCAAACTGCCAGAGAGCACATGAAAAATATACTTCATCCCAGATGGATGCCTGGTTTTCTGCTCACTGGAACGCTGGCTTCCTTTGTCCAGAAGGGATTTACCGATTTTGCCATGGACACAGCGAGGGCAGACAGTATCCTTTACGCGCTGATGGAACACGGCTCTGAGCTGGCAGGGCAGGGAAGCGCTGCTGGCATCTCCGCACAAGCGGTATCCTCCATATCCGCCAACTCCAAGTTTTCTGTCTTTTTCTCGTCCTTAAATTCCTCGACCCTTATCACTGCAACCTGTACGGTAGTGGTGACCGGAGCGGTGCTGATTGCGCCATCGGCCATTCATCACAGCATTGTAACGGCAGATGATACAACAGAATCCCTTGAACCGGAACCCTATACCCTTGCTGAAGAAAATCTGGAAGCGGCAAATGCCTCCACAGACACACAAATACCAGAACTGGTTTCCTATGAGTGCATCGACGGGACCATTGTGCTGACTTTAAAGGACGACTCCTCCGGTGTCGATTACGCTGCCATAACTGCCACTTCGGATGCCGGACCTATCCCTCCTGTTAACATCAACGAGGCTGAAAACCAGGTGACCTTTGAAATCTCAAATGCGCCTTTAATGGTCAATATTTGCGATAAAGCAGGGAATAGCGGGAGCATGGTTATTGAACCCGACCCGGCCCCTGAGCAGCCATAA